In Uranotaenia lowii strain MFRU-FL chromosome 2, ASM2978415v1, whole genome shotgun sequence, one genomic interval encodes:
- the LOC129749940 gene encoding uncharacterized protein LOC129749940 produces the protein MAILVEIWSATILASGGELRFFRSCNDFLCRHVNEPSFAINARTINSLHVPNKMTGLLMMICGLLSSICTTASISWSGLKFGNGKELCQSGCVAAEAEFYDHVEEPSKEWASFCLWIKTWRPTQFLSPRATDRARLFSLKYGLLQFSLPEVILRFLRSCNDFLRRHVNEPSFAINARTINSLHVPNKMTGLLRCVDDDMWTPFKHLFNSIDFLVRPSSSGTEQSGANLDALLRK, from the exons ATGGCTATTCTCGTTGAAATATGGTCTGCTACAATTCTCGCTTCCGGAGGTGAGCTGCGTTTCTTTCGGTCCTGTAACGATTTCCTGTGTCGGCACGTTAATGAGCCTTCGTTTGCGATCAATGCGCGGACCATCAACAGTCTCCATGTACCGAATAAGATGACTGGTCTGTTGATGATGATATGTGGACTCCTTTCAAGCATCTGTACAACAGCATCGATTTCTTGGTCCGGCCTTAAGTTCGGGAACGGAAAAGAGTTGTGCCAATCTGGATGCGTTGCTGCGGAAGCAGAATTTTACGACCATGTTGAAGAACCCTCCAAAGAATGGGCCTCATTTTGCCTTTGGATCAAGACTTGGAG gccaACCCAATTTCTCAGCCCAAGAGCGACTGATCGTGCACGGCTATTCTCGTTGAAATATGGTCTGCTACAATTCTCGCTTCCGGAGGTGATTCTACGTTTCCTTCGGTCCTGTAACGATTTCCTGCGTCGGCACGTTAATGAGCCTTCGTTTGCGATCAATGCGCGGACCATCAACAGTCTCCATGTACCGAATAAGATGACCGGTCTGTTGCGCTGTGTTGATGATGATATGTGGACTCCTTTCAAGCATCTGTTCAACAGCATCGATTTCTTGGTCCGGCCATCAAGTTCGGGAACGGAACAGAGTGGTGCCAATCTGGATGCGTTGCTGCGGAAGTAG